In Arsenophonus sp. aPb, one DNA window encodes the following:
- a CDS encoding type I secretion system permease/ATPase gives MSTNQALDAIIWLGKQLSKSITIEQLTHSLGLESEHLTDWQLRECADFMQLRSKVNFLTPSELEQIPLPALIEIEGIWWVFTNITQQIIEVINPCSEKTLTFPHHNNPNSPIKFKILLVAEKKLTAKKIKFGLDWFSPSVLRQNKQLRDIFILASVVQIFALIHPILFQHLIDKVLVGRSLNSLHVLAFAMVSLAIAEPIYSFIRNKIFNHTSSQINAELSGRLYRHLLGLPLDYFKQRQTGQIIARVREMAQIRQFLTGSTLMLFIDLVFVTLFIAVLFNYSALLAGIVVGSLVIYFIFWLLIGPIIRKRVEKEYEAQAENTTFLTESITGIETIKTTATENRFLQRWQKILSHQLQKSFQVQKSSVIASQIITLVNKITTAILLWFGVKAVMQGQLSPGELIAFNMLSAHVTQPILRLAQVWQDFQHTLIALKRVGDILDEPTEFGQTGLTNTASLEGNIEFNHIRFRYASDMPEVLQNLSLSIKAGQFIGITGPSGSGKSTLTKLLQRLYIPQQGQITIDGMDLAVTDPMALRLNMSVVLQESILFAGSIADNIRLSQPATSDEAVTQAAQMAGALDFIQQLPQGFNTQLAERGMNLSGGQRQRIALARALLTQPRILILDEATSALDYDSEAAIMKNMHYLSAGRTVISIAHRLNTIRHADKICVINEGQVVECDSHDNLLRLNGFYAQLWYQQIGSKAKINA, from the coding sequence ATGTCAACTAACCAAGCCTTAGATGCAATAATCTGGCTTGGTAAACAACTGAGTAAATCCATTACAATTGAACAATTAACTCACTCTTTAGGATTAGAATCTGAACATCTAACCGACTGGCAGTTACGAGAGTGTGCGGATTTTATGCAATTAAGAAGCAAAGTAAACTTTCTTACACCCTCTGAACTGGAGCAAATTCCGTTACCCGCATTAATTGAAATAGAAGGAATATGGTGGGTATTTACCAATATAACGCAACAAATCATTGAAGTAATAAATCCGTGTTCTGAGAAAACATTAACTTTTCCCCATCATAATAACCCAAATAGCCCAATCAAATTTAAAATATTGCTGGTGGCTGAAAAAAAATTAACTGCCAAAAAAATCAAGTTTGGATTAGATTGGTTTTCCCCTTCGGTTCTTAGACAAAATAAACAACTAAGAGATATTTTTATACTCGCCAGTGTAGTGCAAATATTTGCCCTTATTCATCCAATCCTTTTTCAACATCTCATTGATAAAGTCTTGGTGGGTCGTAGCCTAAATAGCTTACATGTTTTAGCATTTGCTATGGTGTCATTAGCAATAGCCGAACCTATTTATAGCTTTATTCGTAATAAAATTTTTAACCATACCTCTAGCCAAATTAATGCTGAATTATCTGGCCGCTTATATCGTCATTTATTAGGGCTACCACTCGATTATTTTAAACAACGACAAACAGGACAAATTATTGCCCGGGTTCGTGAAATGGCTCAAATTCGGCAATTCCTCACTGGCTCAACTTTAATGTTGTTTATCGATCTCGTTTTTGTCACCTTATTTATTGCTGTGTTGTTCAATTACAGTGCACTGCTCGCTGGTATCGTCGTTGGTTCATTGGTTATCTATTTTATCTTTTGGTTATTAATTGGCCCCATTATCCGTAAACGGGTAGAAAAAGAGTATGAAGCTCAAGCCGAAAATACCACTTTTCTTACTGAATCAATCACTGGTATTGAAACCATTAAAACAACTGCCACAGAGAATAGGTTTTTACAACGCTGGCAGAAAATTTTAAGTCACCAATTACAAAAAAGCTTTCAGGTGCAAAAAAGTAGTGTGATAGCCAGTCAAATCATAACACTGGTCAATAAAATAACTACCGCTATTTTATTATGGTTTGGTGTTAAAGCCGTCATGCAAGGCCAGCTTAGCCCTGGAGAATTAATTGCGTTTAATATGCTTAGTGCTCATGTAACCCAACCGATTCTCCGGCTGGCACAAGTATGGCAAGATTTTCAACATACCCTTATCGCGCTAAAACGTGTTGGTGATATTCTTGATGAACCTACCGAATTTGGCCAAACAGGGTTAACTAATACAGCATCTCTTGAGGGTAATATAGAATTTAATCACATCAGATTTCGTTATGCTAGTGATATGCCAGAAGTATTGCAAAACCTATCCTTGTCAATTAAAGCCGGACAATTTATTGGTATCACAGGCCCTTCAGGATCCGGAAAAAGTACCTTAACGAAACTATTACAACGACTTTATATTCCTCAGCAGGGTCAAATTACAATTGATGGTATGGATCTGGCTGTCACTGATCCCATGGCTTTACGTCTTAATATGAGTGTAGTACTGCAAGAAAGTATTCTGTTTGCAGGCTCAATAGCAGACAATATCCGCTTAAGCCAGCCGGCAACTTCTGACGAAGCCGTGACCCAGGCCGCGCAAATGGCAGGCGCACTCGATTTTATTCAACAACTTCCGCAGGGTTTCAATACCCAGTTAGCAGAGAGGGGGATGAATTTATCAGGTGGCCAACGGCAACGTATAGCGCTTGCCCGTGCCCTGTTAACACAACCACGCATTTTAATTCTTGATGAAGCCACTTCTGCGCTAGATTACGATTCAGAAGCCGCTATCATGAAAAATATGCATTATCTATCTGCTGGTCGAACAGTAATTAGTATTGCCCACCGGCTTAATACCATCCGTCATGCTGATAAAATTTGTGTGATAAATGAAGGACAAGTCGTTGAATGCGATAGCCATGATAATCTACTCAGGTTAAATGGGTTTTATGCTCAACTCTGGTATCAGCAAATAGGATCAAAGGCAAAAATTAACGCTTAA
- a CDS encoding HNH endonuclease signature motif containing protein translates to MYIPSLDRRYCADVFGYIWSRANSGGEWRRLSGSANGKGYLTVTPASNGKYKTRLVHDLVSEAFLGERPDGMQIRHLDGFQRNNAPENLDYGTQEQNWSDRLVNGISLGEDHHNSKLTTEIVNDIRESRLSQRALSVKYGVSQSTIWSVRNAKTWNENPVANPPNMPRWASRITLKITGVRVEKLNDISLVDTIAEGVIPDHPAVNTSSQEPWFSDFSRSWFAQTWDSIYGKGSWETNPWVWAISFEVLKWKQ, encoded by the coding sequence ATGTACATTCCATCACTCGACAGAAGATATTGCGCAGATGTGTTTGGTTATATTTGGTCACGAGCTAATTCAGGTGGTGAATGGAGGCGACTTTCTGGCTCCGCCAACGGCAAAGGGTATTTAACAGTAACTCCGGCGAGTAATGGGAAGTACAAAACTAGGCTGGTTCATGATTTGGTTTCGGAGGCTTTTCTTGGGGAGCGGCCGGACGGGATGCAAATTCGACATCTTGATGGCTTCCAGAGAAACAATGCTCCTGAAAATTTGGATTATGGAACCCAGGAGCAGAACTGGTCAGACCGACTCGTTAATGGGATATCACTTGGTGAAGATCATCACAACTCCAAGCTCACGACAGAAATCGTAAATGATATCCGGGAGTCTAGACTAAGCCAAAGAGCCCTCTCCGTTAAGTATGGGGTATCGCAATCAACCATCTGGTCAGTGCGGAACGCTAAGACCTGGAATGAAAACCCAGTAGCTAACCCACCTAACATGCCACGCTGGGCTTCTCGCATCACATTAAAAATTACTGGTGTTCGTGTAGAGAAATTGAATGATATCAGCCTGGTAGATACGATAGCAGAAGGAGTTATTCCAGATCACCCAGCTGTAAATACCTCATCACAAGAACCCTGGTTTTCAGATTTCTCACGCTCATGGTTTGCTCAAACATGGGACTCAATTTATGGCAAAGGTAGCTGGGAAACTAATCCATGGGTATGGGCAATCAGCTTTGAGGTTTTGAAATGGAAACAATGA
- a CDS encoding tyrosine-type recombinase/integrase translates to MPRVRSQKNRDLPPNLYVRNGYYSYRDPRTRKEYSLGRKKAYAINEAVSANQLLLNHEVSKPLTERIEGHGSVSFYEFLDRYEEILYSRGLKEKTMKDYKHRISVIRKEMIDVPIESITTKNIADLLHPFINKGKITTAKLMRVFLNDYFKEAISLGILKINPVTPTKIPKIKIQRARLSFNDFTAILNLINDENHWLTKSMKIALVTGQRISDISKLKWENIYDNKLWIIQQKTESKIAIPLNIEIANIKLSKLLELKNERSEYIITNGDKKLSTDKISKTFAKFRDKSELKWEGNPPSFHEIRSLSARLYTETMGTDFAKKLLGHKSIEMTEKYQDERNNGWVEL, encoded by the coding sequence ATGCCGCGCGTGAGAAGTCAAAAAAATCGGGATTTACCACCTAATTTATATGTCAGAAACGGTTACTATTCCTATCGCGACCCTCGCACTAGAAAAGAATATAGCCTAGGCAGAAAGAAAGCCTACGCAATCAACGAAGCAGTTAGCGCTAATCAACTATTACTTAATCACGAAGTCTCAAAGCCTTTAACTGAAAGAATAGAGGGACACGGATCGGTCTCTTTTTATGAGTTTTTGGATAGGTATGAGGAAATTCTATATTCCAGAGGTTTGAAAGAAAAAACAATGAAAGATTATAAACATAGGATTAGTGTTATAAGAAAAGAAATGATTGATGTACCAATTGAAAGTATAACAACTAAAAATATTGCTGATTTACTTCATCCCTTTATTAATAAAGGAAAGATAACAACAGCAAAATTAATGCGTGTATTTTTAAATGACTATTTTAAAGAGGCTATATCATTAGGTATATTAAAAATAAATCCAGTTACCCCAACAAAAATACCGAAAATAAAAATACAAAGAGCAAGACTATCTTTTAATGATTTTACAGCTATATTAAATTTAATTAATGATGAAAATCATTGGCTGACAAAATCAATGAAAATAGCTCTAGTAACAGGACAAAGAATATCTGATATTTCTAAATTAAAATGGGAAAATATTTATGATAATAAATTATGGATTATTCAACAAAAAACAGAATCCAAAATAGCAATTCCTTTAAATATTGAAATAGCAAATATTAAGTTATCAAAGTTATTAGAACTAAAAAACGAAAGATCAGAATATATTATTACAAATGGAGATAAAAAATTGTCAACAGATAAAATATCTAAGACATTTGCTAAGTTTAGAGATAAATCTGAGTTGAAATGGGAGGGAAATCCACCCTCTTTTCATGAAATTAGGAGTTTATCAGCTAGATTATATACTGAGACTATGGGAACAGATTTTGCCAAAAAACTACTTGGTCATAAGTCAATTGAAATGACAGAAAAATATCAAGATGAAAGAAATAACGGTTGGGTTGAGTTATAA
- the fur gene encoding ferric iron uptake transcriptional regulator: protein MTDNNKALKNAGLKVTLPRLKILEVLQEPECHHVSAEDLYKKLIDMGEEIGLATVYRVLNQFDEAGIVTRHNFEGGKSVFELTQQHHHDHLICLDCGKVIEFSDESIETRQKNIAERHGIKLSNHSLYLYGHCSKKDHCDENDLGHPARNSKEEK from the coding sequence ATGACCGACAACAATAAAGCATTGAAGAATGCAGGGCTTAAAGTAACACTTCCACGTTTGAAAATTTTAGAGGTATTACAAGAGCCAGAGTGCCATCACGTCAGTGCGGAAGATCTCTATAAAAAACTCATTGATATGGGGGAAGAGATTGGCCTCGCAACGGTTTATCGTGTTCTAAACCAATTTGATGAAGCGGGTATTGTTACTCGCCATAACTTTGAAGGCGGTAAATCAGTTTTTGAGCTGACACAACAACATCACCACGATCACTTAATTTGCCTAGATTGTGGTAAAGTTATTGAATTTAGTGATGAATCGATTGAAACAAGACAAAAAAACATCGCCGAACGTCATGGTATTAAACTCTCTAATCACAGTCTCTATCTCTATGGACATTGCTCCAAAAAAGACCATTGTGATGAAAACGACTTGGGGCACCCAGCCCGCAATAGTAAAGAAGAAAAATAA
- a CDS encoding DNA cytosine methyltransferase, whose product MAAYYNEIDPYAAQWLRNLISAGHIADGDVDERSIEDVKPDDLKAYTQCHFFAGIGVWSYALRKAGWPDDKPVWTGSCPCQPFSAAGKRNGFADERHLWPAFFHLICQCNPDVIFGEQVASKDGLTWLDIVQTDLEAENYTTTALDLCAAGFGAPHIRQRLYWVANTNGERLQRKWTNNNSEGWKKQDVQQTGLCNRTRNDDNRMVNADNGEFNTITGCASRTSEKKVDNGKVIIKPGESGRASNYVSGFWENTDWILCRDGKLRPIESGTFPLANGVTNRVGRLRAYGNALVAPVAKEFISAYIRMINKK is encoded by the coding sequence TTGGCTGCTTATTACAATGAAATTGACCCTTACGCAGCTCAATGGTTGCGTAATTTAATCTCAGCAGGACATATTGCCGATGGCGATGTCGATGAACGCTCAATAGAGGATGTTAAACCCGATGACCTTAAAGCATATACACAATGTCATTTCTTCGCAGGAATCGGCGTCTGGTCATACGCATTACGCAAGGCAGGATGGCCAGATGATAAACCAGTATGGACAGGAAGTTGCCCCTGCCAGCCTTTCAGCGCGGCAGGCAAAAGAAATGGGTTTGCTGATGAGCGGCACTTATGGCCCGCGTTTTTCCACCTCATTTGCCAGTGCAACCCTGACGTTATCTTTGGTGAACAGGTTGCAAGCAAAGACGGACTCACTTGGCTCGACATTGTACAAACTGACCTGGAAGCAGAGAACTACACCACAACAGCGCTTGATTTATGCGCTGCGGGCTTCGGTGCGCCGCACATCAGGCAAAGACTCTACTGGGTGGCCAACACCAACGGCGAACGACTGCAAAGGAAGTGGACCAACAATAATTCGGAAGGATGGAAAAAACAGGATGTTCAGCAGACTGGATTATGCAACAGAACAAGGAATGATGATAACAGGATGGTTAACGCCGACAACGGTGAATTCAACACGATCACCGGATGCGCTAGCAGAACGTCAGAGAAAAAGGTTGATAACGGGAAGGTCATCATTAAGCCCGGGGAATCTGGAAGAGCAAGCAATTATGTATCTGGATTCTGGGAAAATACAGACTGGATCTTGTGTAGAGATGGAAAGTTGCGCCCGATTGAATCCGGCACATTCCCGCTGGCTAATGGGGTTACCAACAGAGTGGGACGCCTGCGCGCCTACGGTAATGCCCTTGTCGCGCCGGTCGCGAAAGAATTTATAAGCGCATATATACGAATGATAAATAAAAAATAG
- the glnS gene encoding glutamine--tRNA ligase codes for MNEADTRPTNFIRQIIDEDLATGKHTHVYTRFPPEPNGYLHIGHAKSICLNFGIAKDYQGQCNLRFDDTNPVKEDVEYVNSIQEDVKWLGFNWSGNVKYSSDYFDDLYQYAIELIKKGLAYVDELSPDAIREYRGTLKQPGKNSPYRDRSIKQNLQLFDKMRAGGFEEGKACLRAKIDMSSPFIVMRDPVLYRIKYAEHHQSGNKWCIYPMYDFTHCISDALEGITHSLCTLEFQDNRRLYDWVLDNITIDCHPRQYEFSRLNLAYTVMSKRKLNQLVAENRVESWDDPRMPTISGLRRRGYTAASIREFCRRIGVTKQDNTVEMAALESCIRDDLNENAPRAMAVLDPIKLVIENMSADEQMLTMYNHPNKPEMGTRQVPFSRELYIDRADFREEANRQYKRLVLGKEVRLRNAYIIQANRVDKDAAGNITTIYCTYDVDTLNKDPADGRKVKGVIHWVSALHALPAEIRLYDRLFTVPNPAAEEDFLAAINPDSLVIRHGFVEPSLITAQAGKAYQFEREGYFCADSHDHTAEQLVFNRTVGLRDSWAKIAS; via the coding sequence ATGAATGAGGCAGATACTCGCCCAACAAATTTCATTCGCCAGATTATTGATGAAGATTTGGCTACAGGTAAACATACTCATGTATATACCCGTTTTCCACCTGAGCCAAATGGTTATTTACATATTGGTCATGCGAAATCAATCTGTCTGAATTTTGGTATTGCTAAGGATTATCAGGGTCAATGCAATTTGCGTTTTGATGATACTAATCCAGTTAAAGAAGATGTTGAATATGTTAACTCTATTCAAGAAGATGTGAAATGGCTAGGCTTTAATTGGAGTGGTAACGTTAAATATTCGTCAGATTATTTTGATGACCTTTATCAATATGCTATTGAGCTGATTAAAAAAGGCTTAGCGTATGTTGATGAATTAAGTCCTGATGCTATTCGAGAATATCGAGGAACTTTAAAGCAGCCGGGTAAAAATAGTCCATATCGTGATCGCAGTATTAAGCAAAATTTGCAGCTCTTTGACAAGATGCGAGCGGGCGGATTTGAAGAGGGTAAGGCCTGTCTGCGCGCTAAAATTGATATGTCATCTCCTTTTATCGTTATGCGTGATCCGGTGTTATATCGAATAAAATATGCCGAGCACCACCAATCAGGTAATAAATGGTGTATTTATCCAATGTATGATTTTACCCATTGTATTTCGGACGCATTAGAGGGGATTACTCACTCACTTTGTACCCTGGAATTTCAGGATAATCGCCGCTTATATGATTGGGTATTAGATAATATTACTATTGATTGTCATCCAAGACAGTATGAGTTTTCACGTCTAAATCTTGCCTATACGGTGATGTCAAAACGTAAACTAAATCAGTTAGTGGCAGAAAATAGGGTTGAAAGCTGGGATGATCCTAGAATGCCAACTATTTCAGGTTTACGTCGTCGTGGCTATACGGCTGCATCAATTCGTGAGTTTTGTCGGCGTATTGGCGTTACCAAGCAAGATAATACGGTTGAAATGGCAGCATTGGAGTCTTGCATTCGTGATGATCTAAATGAAAATGCACCACGAGCCATGGCGGTATTAGATCCGATAAAGTTAGTGATTGAAAATATGTCCGCTGATGAGCAAATGCTGACAATGTATAATCACCCGAATAAACCTGAGATGGGCACCCGTCAAGTACCATTTAGTCGAGAGCTTTATATCGATCGGGCTGATTTTCGTGAAGAAGCTAATCGACAATATAAGCGCTTAGTTTTAGGTAAAGAGGTGCGTTTACGTAATGCTTATATTATACAGGCTAATCGGGTTGATAAAGATGCAGCAGGTAATATTACCACGATTTATTGTACTTATGATGTTGATACATTAAATAAAGATCCTGCCGACGGGCGTAAAGTCAAAGGGGTTATCCATTGGGTAAGTGCATTACATGCGCTGCCAGCAGAAATCAGGTTGTATGATCGCTTATTTACGGTGCCTAATCCGGCCGCAGAAGAGGACTTTTTAGCCGCTATTAATCCAGATTCTTTAGTGATTCGGCATGGGTTTGTTGAGCCAAGTTTAATTACCGCGCAAGCTGGAAAAGCTTATCAGTTTGAACGCGAGGGCTATTTTTGTGCCGATAGCCATGATCATACTGCTGAACAGTTGGTATTTAATCGCACGGTAGGGTTAAGAGATAGTTGGGCAAAAATCGCCAGCTAA
- the nagE gene encoding N-acetylglucosamine-specific PTS transporter subunit IIBC — MNVLSYLQRIGRALMVPVAVLPAAAILMGIGYWIDPNGLGANSTIAALLFKSGAAIIDNMSTLFAIGVAYGLSKDKDGSAALTGFVGFLVVTTLCSPTAFSMIMGVASEQVPAAFSKINNQFIGILVGVLAAELYNRYSGVELPKALSFFSGRRLVPILTSFLMILVSFVLMYVWPFIYNVLVVFGENIKDLGSLGAGIYAFFNRLLIPVGLHHALNSVFWFDVAGINDIPNFLAGAKSLAAGMAEKGITGRYQAGFFPIMMFGLPGAALAIYHCARPENKAKVAGIMMAGAFAAFFTGITEPLEFSFMFVAPILYVIHALLTGFSVYIAAAMHWISGFGFSAGLVDMLLQSHNPLAVHWYMLIFQGLIFFCLYYVIFRFVINKFNLMTLGREMTNGEQEVDDYDKDITISDKDITHEAYQYLAAAGGTDNLTVIDACITRLRLGVKTGDIVNDDLVKKLGASGIIRLNKHNVQIIVGTRAEMIAEAMKRIAAREVVAPSNFVEKDNRQLAVKAKNKPIGQTILTLVAPVSGEIYSLDEVPDEAFASRIVGDGLAIKPTNGEVLAPVAGKIVKIFATNHAFCIETNEGVEVIVHMGIDTVALKGQGCERLVVENSDVKVGQPILKLDLPYLEQHAKSMISPIIISNIDDYQGLTIVATGEVIAGITPIYDILK, encoded by the coding sequence GTGAATGTGTTAAGTTATTTGCAGCGAATAGGTCGTGCTCTTATGGTACCTGTTGCTGTGTTACCTGCCGCTGCGATTTTAATGGGGATTGGTTATTGGATTGATCCTAACGGCTTGGGGGCTAATAGTACCATTGCCGCTTTATTGTTCAAATCAGGTGCGGCAATTATAGATAATATGTCAACCCTGTTTGCAATTGGTGTTGCTTATGGTTTGTCGAAAGATAAAGATGGTTCTGCGGCATTAACCGGTTTTGTTGGTTTTTTAGTGGTAACCACCCTATGTTCTCCGACTGCTTTTTCGATGATCATGGGCGTTGCTAGTGAGCAGGTCCCAGCGGCATTTAGCAAAATTAATAATCAGTTTATCGGGATATTGGTCGGTGTATTGGCTGCGGAACTTTATAATCGCTATAGTGGTGTTGAGTTACCAAAAGCTTTGTCGTTCTTTAGTGGCCGCCGTTTAGTACCTATATTGACTTCTTTTTTGATGATCCTGGTGTCCTTCGTTCTGATGTATGTTTGGCCATTCATTTATAATGTATTAGTGGTGTTTGGTGAAAATATTAAAGATTTGGGTTCATTAGGCGCCGGTATTTATGCTTTTTTTAATCGTCTGTTGATCCCAGTTGGATTACATCATGCATTAAATTCAGTATTTTGGTTTGATGTGGCGGGTATTAATGATATTCCCAACTTTTTGGCGGGAGCTAAATCGTTGGCAGCAGGTATGGCCGAAAAAGGGATTACTGGGCGTTATCAAGCTGGATTTTTCCCCATTATGATGTTTGGTTTACCAGGTGCGGCATTGGCCATTTATCACTGTGCCCGCCCGGAAAATAAAGCAAAAGTAGCGGGTATCATGATGGCAGGTGCTTTCGCCGCCTTTTTTACTGGCATTACTGAGCCACTCGAATTCTCATTCATGTTTGTTGCGCCGATTCTTTATGTCATTCATGCGCTATTAACTGGATTTTCTGTTTATATTGCCGCAGCAATGCACTGGATCTCGGGTTTTGGCTTTAGTGCGGGTTTAGTTGATATGTTACTGCAGAGTCATAATCCATTAGCAGTGCATTGGTATATGTTGATTTTCCAAGGTTTAATTTTCTTTTGTTTGTATTATGTCATATTTCGTTTCGTGATTAATAAATTCAATTTAATGACTCTTGGTCGTGAAATGACAAACGGGGAGCAAGAAGTTGATGATTATGACAAAGATATCACGATCAGTGATAAAGATATTACCCATGAAGCATACCAATATCTTGCGGCGGCGGGTGGAACAGATAATTTAACAGTAATCGATGCTTGTATTACTCGTTTACGTCTAGGCGTTAAAACCGGTGATATTGTTAATGATGATTTGGTAAAAAAATTGGGTGCATCAGGCATTATTCGTTTAAATAAACACAATGTGCAAATTATTGTTGGAACGCGCGCAGAAATGATAGCAGAAGCAATGAAAAGGATTGCTGCAAGAGAGGTTGTTGCACCATCAAATTTTGTTGAGAAAGATAATCGACAATTAGCAGTAAAAGCAAAAAATAAACCTATAGGGCAAACGATTTTAACGCTGGTTGCGCCAGTTAGTGGTGAAATTTATTCCCTTGATGAAGTTCCTGATGAAGCTTTTGCTAGCCGTATTGTCGGTGATGGTTTAGCGATCAAGCCAACCAATGGTGAGGTGTTAGCGCCTGTAGCGGGCAAGATTGTAAAAATTTTTGCTACCAATCATGCCTTCTGTATTGAGACTAATGAAGGTGTTGAAGTGATCGTTCACATGGGTATTGATACTGTGGCATTAAAGGGGCAAGGATGCGAGCGTTTAGTTGTAGAAAATAGTGACGTAAAGGTAGGTCAGCCTATCCTGAAACTAGATCTACCTTACTTAGAGCAGCATGCTAAATCAATGATAAGTCCAATTATTATCAGTAATATTGATGATTATCAGGGATTGACAATAGTGGCAACGGGTGAAGTAATCGCGGGAATAACGCCAATTTATGATATATTGAAGTAA
- a CDS encoding excisionase, producing MDTVRGWVRNGLIQPPPVKDGREYLVDEFAVKVNSINETGSPNLLQRIGHAAREKSKKSGFTT from the coding sequence ATGGACACAGTAAGGGGATGGGTTAGAAATGGGCTAATCCAGCCCCCACCCGTTAAAGATGGCAGAGAGTATCTAGTAGACGAATTTGCCGTCAAAGTTAACAGCATTAATGAAACAGGTTCACCTAATTTGTTGCAGAGGATCGGACATGCCGCGCGTGAGAAGTCAAAAAAATCGGGATTTACCACCTAA
- the ybfE gene encoding LexA regulated protein — MAKEQTDRTTRDLFADELRPGRPKTNPLSRHEQLKINKRNQLKRDKSKGLRRVELKINERAVAALNMLAQEQKISRSELIEQILLTQLAKKNR, encoded by the coding sequence ATGGCAAAAGAGCAGACTGATCGCACAACCCGGGATCTATTCGCCGATGAACTTAGGCCTGGGCGTCCGAAAACTAATCCCTTATCTCGACATGAACAATTAAAAATTAATAAACGTAATCAATTAAAACGTGATAAAAGTAAAGGCTTACGTCGTGTCGAATTAAAAATCAATGAGCGGGCTGTTGCGGCATTAAATATGCTAGCCCAAGAACAAAAAATAAGCCGTAGTGAACTAATAGAACAAATATTACTGACACAATTAGCAAAGAAAAACCGATGA
- a CDS encoding phage N-6-adenine-methyltransferase, producing the protein MKTDFGGSHTPKEIRDRWQTPLSLFLALDSEFGFYLDAAAAHNNALCSHYLTEKNDALNCDWISYGAIFCNPPYSKILPWVIKANEECRKQMQTVVMLLPADISVKWFCTARKTADEVRFIENGRINFIPAGENKKKDGNTKGSVLFIWRPFIKPRNITNYVDRDELMSIGNKIIKQTKIA; encoded by the coding sequence ATGAAAACAGACTTTGGTGGCAGCCACACACCAAAAGAAATACGTGACAGATGGCAAACTCCCCTTTCACTCTTTTTAGCACTTGATTCAGAATTCGGATTTTATTTAGACGCTGCGGCAGCGCATAACAATGCGCTATGCAGCCATTATCTGACGGAAAAAAATGATGCTTTAAATTGTGACTGGATTAGCTACGGAGCGATATTTTGTAATCCGCCCTACTCAAAAATTTTGCCATGGGTAATAAAAGCAAATGAAGAGTGCAGAAAACAAATGCAGACGGTTGTTATGCTTCTGCCTGCTGATATATCGGTTAAATGGTTTTGTACAGCAAGAAAAACGGCTGATGAAGTCAGATTTATTGAAAATGGCCGGATTAACTTTATTCCTGCCGGCGAAAACAAAAAGAAAGATGGCAATACGAAAGGATCTGTTTTGTTTATCTGGAGACCCTTCATTAAACCTAGAAATATAACAAACTATGTCGATCGTGACGAATTAATGTCAATAGGAAACAAAATCATCAAACAAACAAAAATTGCGTGA
- the fldA gene encoding flavodoxin FldA, which produces MAIIGIFFGSDTGNTENIAKMIQEKLGGADIAEIHDIAKSSKEDIEAFDILLFGIPTWYYGEAQCDWDDFFPTLEEIDFEGKLVAIFGCGDQEDYAEYFCDAMGTVKEIIEPNGASIIGHWPTEGYHFEASKGLADDTHFIGLAIDEDRQPELTDERVKNWVKQISDELELPAIIHR; this is translated from the coding sequence ATGGCAATCATAGGTATCTTCTTCGGCAGTGATACTGGCAATACAGAAAATATTGCCAAAATGATCCAAGAAAAGCTTGGCGGCGCTGATATTGCTGAAATTCATGATATTGCTAAAAGCAGTAAAGAGGATATTGAAGCATTTGATATTTTACTATTCGGTATTCCTACCTGGTATTATGGTGAAGCACAGTGTGATTGGGACGATTTCTTTCCGACATTGGAAGAAATTGATTTTGAAGGTAAGCTGGTCGCTATTTTTGGTTGTGGCGATCAAGAGGATTATGCGGAATATTTTTGTGATGCAATGGGAACTGTGAAAGAGATTATTGAACCTAACGGTGCTAGCATTATTGGTCACTGGCCAACCGAAGGTTACCACTTCGAAGCATCAAAAGGACTCGCTGATGACACTCATTTTATTGGTCTTGCCATTGATGAAGACCGGCAACCGGAACTAACCGATGAGCGGGTGAAAAATTGGGTAAAACAAATATCCGACGAGCTAGAATTGCCAGCCATCATCCATAGATAG